One window from the genome of Verrucomicrobiota bacterium encodes:
- a CDS encoding VCBS repeat-containing protein, translating into MTNELHKYIFVLVFRSALLCVWLSLPSLLTAQDEKTDSLNAAMVSGQPILVGGNQGVGPIASIGISSTPLGYAFVYGGERPDIFVSSDRWYPGFHLYKYIKDTPEGVPVFSPPIEVEVPELTKMEDHLLQDHAAAGYIFQVESGEVFGIWVRHQEIVVAHFDPRDLRFDVESRINLAGLPRLPRAATASLDDDGQLTLFLSVSNETLYKPTLVHHRNSAYRPFDGSGIWMGGIPRDAVYRVELSFPDKPRNARATEIVSHENGAQFGINGMAILENKGESRLVLGTMLGGLHTLSEFMPGDAGKSITKKPIVDPRGISLRHPETWTNVIAYPSRSSNSMDILASGEGGMYYYQRVRDKDLHDRIAFKPMGEVQQVSAELFGGTLVVPNVVDWNGDGQPDIVAGNSQGFFLFFENVSKTSQPLFAPPQRIAAAGELVHIQGQYSSIQGPGESRWGYTCPNVYDWDGDGLLDILMNDVRGMHTVYLNVGTKTRPQLASGKPLYLEDLDMHGGWRTRPGIDTLDGRKVYITLNDEDQFHLYYQVDAFNLEEGRKLRLEDGSPIHANFLNAGGRGRTKFESVDWDQDGDFDLIVGTPRHGTVPVADESGLPWSRNKAGAAVLLLENKGSNQNPAFAYPKLLHHRGKPVHLGQHSCSPATAFFSGKPDLVVGTEKGRLIYYKHEHITWE; encoded by the coding sequence ATGACGAACGAACTCCACAAATATATTTTTGTTTTGGTTTTTAGATCCGCCCTTTTATGTGTTTGGCTGAGCCTGCCATCCTTACTTACCGCACAGGATGAGAAGACAGATAGCCTCAATGCTGCTATGGTCAGTGGCCAACCCATTCTGGTCGGTGGAAACCAGGGTGTAGGTCCTATTGCATCAATTGGAATCAGTTCCACCCCACTGGGCTATGCCTTCGTTTATGGCGGTGAGCGACCCGACATCTTTGTTAGTTCTGATCGTTGGTACCCGGGCTTTCACCTGTATAAATACATTAAGGATACGCCTGAAGGAGTCCCGGTTTTTTCTCCACCCATCGAAGTCGAAGTACCTGAGCTCACAAAGATGGAAGACCATTTGCTCCAAGATCACGCGGCAGCCGGATATATTTTCCAGGTAGAGAGTGGCGAAGTCTTTGGAATCTGGGTGCGGCATCAGGAGATCGTGGTCGCGCACTTTGATCCGAGGGACCTGCGCTTTGATGTCGAATCAAGAATTAACCTGGCAGGTTTACCGCGCTTGCCCCGAGCGGCCACGGCTTCTCTGGACGATGACGGGCAACTGACCCTGTTCTTGAGTGTCTCTAACGAAACCCTCTATAAACCAACACTGGTGCACCACCGCAATTCTGCCTATCGCCCCTTCGATGGGTCTGGCATCTGGATGGGCGGTATTCCCCGTGATGCAGTTTACCGGGTTGAACTTTCCTTTCCTGACAAGCCTCGGAACGCTAGAGCCACAGAAATTGTCTCCCATGAGAATGGCGCACAATTTGGTATCAACGGGATGGCGATTTTGGAAAATAAGGGAGAATCCAGGTTGGTCCTGGGTACGATGCTTGGCGGTTTGCATACCCTCTCAGAATTCATGCCTGGGGATGCCGGTAAATCCATTACCAAAAAGCCGATTGTAGATCCGAGGGGTATCTCGCTCCGCCATCCGGAAACCTGGACCAATGTCATTGCTTATCCCTCCCGAAGCTCAAACAGCATGGACATTTTGGCTTCTGGCGAAGGAGGAATGTATTACTATCAACGGGTTCGGGATAAAGATCTTCACGATCGCATTGCTTTTAAGCCGATGGGAGAAGTTCAACAGGTGTCGGCCGAGTTGTTTGGTGGAACGCTGGTAGTCCCGAATGTTGTCGATTGGAACGGAGACGGCCAACCCGACATCGTGGCTGGAAACTCCCAGGGCTTCTTCCTGTTTTTCGAAAACGTTTCCAAAACTTCGCAGCCTTTGTTCGCTCCCCCGCAACGTATTGCCGCTGCCGGAGAACTCGTACACATCCAAGGTCAATACAGCAGCATCCAGGGTCCCGGCGAATCACGCTGGGGTTACACTTGCCCCAATGTTTACGATTGGGATGGAGATGGCTTGCTCGACATACTCATGAACGACGTACGGGGTATGCACACGGTGTATTTGAATGTGGGTACGAAAACCCGACCTCAACTCGCATCAGGCAAACCCTTGTACCTGGAGGATCTGGATATGCATGGCGGTTGGCGTACCCGACCCGGTATTGATACGTTGGATGGCCGCAAGGTTTACATCACCCTCAATGATGAGGATCAATTTCACCTCTACTATCAGGTCGATGCATTCAACCTGGAGGAAGGCCGTAAACTACGCCTTGAAGATGGTTCTCCCATTCATGCCAATTTTCTTAATGCTGGGGGACGAGGACGCACGAAGTTCGAGTCAGTGGATTGGGACCAGGACGGAGATTTCGATTTGATAGTGGGTACCCCCCGGCACGGCACCGTTCCAGTTGCCGATGAGAGCGGGCTTCCCTGGTCCCGCAACAAAGCAGGGGCGGCCGTACTCCTGCTGGAAAACAAAGGCTCCAATCAAAACCCTGCGTTCGCCTATCCCAAACTGCTGCACCATCGCGGAAAGCCTGTCCATCTGGGACAACACTCGTGCTCACCCGCAACCGCTTTTTTCAGTGGCAAGCCAGACTTAGTGGTGGGCACTGAAAAGGGACGTCTCATTTACTACAAACATGAGCACATCACCTGGGAGTAA
- a CDS encoding Gfo/Idh/MocA family oxidoreductase, whose protein sequence is MNRRTFLTAASLSLIASQLPAQTPRSRRAAVIGHTGRGNYGHGLDVVWQKIPGVEIVGVADADSKGLEKALGRLNIRRGFRDYRKMLSELRPEFVSVAPRHPDQHMQMAFAAIENGVKGLYVEKPFCRTPAEADHIINAAIKHGAKVAVAHRNRYHPALPIIDQLIEAGEIGRLLEIRGHGLGDRRGGGEDLWVLGGHIFNLFQRFGGEPESCSGTILQNGKPATREDVVNGAEGLGLLAGNEIHARWRLSSGVTATYTTLANDGSNKSAYAVRLIGTKGSISIHIDRDPIAWHSPGNPFDPASRSKGRIPITSAGLGMEENQPNLIASVHDHTLAIQDLIDAVDEDRNPLCDGRQGAMAVEMTCSVFESHRQNGAWVSFPLTERGNPLSRL, encoded by the coding sequence ATGAATCGCCGCACTTTCCTCACCGCCGCATCGCTCTCTCTTATTGCATCCCAGCTTCCAGCCCAGACTCCTCGCTCCCGCCGCGCCGCTGTAATCGGGCACACGGGTCGCGGCAACTACGGGCACGGGCTCGATGTCGTCTGGCAAAAGATTCCCGGCGTCGAGATCGTCGGTGTCGCCGACGCCGATTCCAAGGGGCTCGAGAAAGCGCTAGGCCGACTGAATATTAGACGAGGCTTCAGGGACTATCGCAAAATGCTCTCAGAACTGCGCCCTGAGTTTGTATCCGTCGCGCCCCGACACCCGGACCAGCATATGCAAATGGCGTTCGCCGCGATCGAAAATGGCGTGAAGGGCCTCTACGTCGAAAAACCTTTCTGCCGCACGCCGGCCGAGGCCGACCATATCATTAACGCAGCCATAAAACACGGCGCAAAAGTCGCCGTTGCACATCGCAATCGCTATCACCCCGCATTGCCGATCATTGACCAACTGATCGAAGCTGGCGAGATCGGCCGCCTATTGGAAATCAGGGGCCACGGACTGGGGGATAGACGCGGAGGCGGCGAAGACTTGTGGGTGCTCGGCGGTCACATTTTCAACCTGTTTCAGCGTTTTGGCGGCGAGCCCGAATCCTGTTCGGGCACGATCCTGCAAAACGGGAAACCGGCGACACGCGAAGACGTGGTAAACGGAGCCGAAGGGCTTGGACTGCTGGCCGGCAACGAGATTCACGCCCGCTGGCGACTCAGCAGCGGCGTCACCGCGACCTACACCACCTTGGCCAACGACGGATCTAACAAGAGCGCCTACGCGGTGCGGCTGATTGGAACCAAAGGCTCCATCAGCATTCATATCGATCGCGACCCGATTGCCTGGCACAGCCCGGGGAACCCCTTTGACCCCGCCTCGCGAAGCAAGGGCCGCATTCCCATCACCAGCGCTGGGCTTGGAATGGAGGAGAATCAGCCGAACCTCATCGCGAGTGTGCACGATCACACACTCGCCATTCAGGATTTGATCGACGCAGTCGACGAGGATCGAAACCCCCTCTGCGACGGCCGCCAGGGAGCCATGGCCGTCGAAATGACCTGTAGCGTCTTTGAGTCGCATCGCCAGAATGGGGCCTGGGTTTCATTTCCCCTGACCGAGCGTGGAAATCCCTTGAGCAGACTTTGA